Proteins encoded within one genomic window of Deltaproteobacteria bacterium:
- a CDS encoding DUF2889 domain-containing protein has translation MDFETIQQLAKHHKQSFGRILKCEMYKLEDGRLLTITRLHDDFHDMNLAMVLSDSYRIEEIAGKMDRIPYPCCETRPLEMLSTLKGIGVLERGGLKKVKERIPRNMSCTHVYEMLESTFRSIFVGSYSILGQKWDGVLTLDMEENRQLGVKSPFLADTCYTFNLQSADPGVLDRAMKKVEEARRKMAAIEAVKRGE, from the coding sequence ATGGATTTCGAGACGATCCAGCAGCTGGCCAAGCACCACAAGCAGAGCTTCGGCCGGATCCTCAAGTGCGAGATGTACAAGCTCGAGGACGGACGCCTGCTCACGATCACCCGCCTGCACGACGACTTCCACGACATGAACCTCGCGATGGTCCTGTCGGACAGCTACCGCATCGAGGAGATTGCGGGGAAGATGGACCGGATCCCCTACCCGTGCTGCGAGACCCGGCCGCTGGAGATGCTTTCGACGCTCAAGGGGATCGGCGTGCTGGAGCGGGGAGGATTGAAGAAGGTCAAGGAGCGGATCCCCCGGAACATGAGCTGCACGCACGTCTACGAGATGCTCGAGTCGACGTTCCGCTCGATCTTCGTGGGGTCGTACAGCATCCTGGGGCAGAAGTGGGACGGGGTGCTCACCCTCGACATGGAGGAGAACCGGCAGCTCGGGGTGAAGTCGCCGTTCCTCGCGGACACCTGTTACACCTTCAATCTCCAGTCGGCGGACCCCGGGGTGCTGGACCGAGCGATGAAGAAGGTCGAGGAGGCCCGCCGGAAGATGGCCGCCATCGAGGCGGTCAA